The Dendropsophus ebraccatus isolate aDenEbr1 unplaced genomic scaffold, aDenEbr1.pat pat_scaffold_1382_ctg1, whole genome shotgun sequence genome includes the window TTGGACTATTTTAATATAATTTGCATGTTTCTAATGAATTGGTGCTTTTAATTCTTCCCGTCCACCCACAATTTCTCGCAGAATATCGTCCTTGATATCATACTCTGGAAACTTGTGTTCAACCGAGACAAGCAGGGAGAGCCCCACATGGTCACCCACCCCCCACAGGTTGGAACTTCACTGTTCATATGTATTAGGAAGCTTGAACTCTTCGGTCCCCTTATCTCTTGCATTAGCAGCTAAGCAATGTCATGTATCTTGTTATCTATGTGCCTCTTCATCTCTTCACCACATCTGTGTTTAGCTAGGCTTTTGGGTGTGCTATATGTGCATGCTGTGTGGTTTTGTGAAAGGACTGCATCGGTGGAAGGGTGGCTATTGCTTTTAATGTAAGTGCTTGCAGTACAGTATCTCTGCAAGACTATACTAACAAATCACATTACTAAACTTGTTAAAACCTATGTTTCTGGTTTTGGATAATACTTTTGCTCTATTTTGATATGTCTGCTCATATTCTGTCTTTACACACTCCTTCAGGTTACAAAGTCCAGTAATTCAGCATACAGTGTGATTAAACTATTTTTTCTTCATAGGAGGCGAATGATCTCTGGGCAGCACGATTTTTGTCCTCCTTGTGCTTCTGCAAAAAGAAGACTCCTAAAGCCAAATACATGCATTTAGCACAGGAGCTGTTGGTCGATCCAGACTGGCCACCTAAGCCAAGAACTACTACAGAAGCTAAACAGTCTACACTAGAGAATGGCAGCTATCAAATTGTCACAATTACGTAGCAGCAACTCTCTTTGGcttattcttatttttatattGGTTAATTCATATGCACTGCATGGGATATCTGCAATGCGTTGTGGAGCAGTTCTCTGCAGAGCCCTTTACATAATGCCTCCATTCATACAAAAGTCTGGATGTAATGTCTGTATGGATAACTTTTTGCAAAGACTTCAGAAATGAAATTAATTACAAAGCCTCCTTCCCAATGTTACTTGAGCCCAATCTTCAGATGAAATGTGGAGAGACTTAACTGAATGTCGGACAATACAGTTACCTTGGCAGCTGTATGTTGCCCGGCTAATGTTATGCGCAGGCCTCGACAACTATACCATGTAGCCTGCAGTTGAATCCCTCTACATCCAGTTGAACGTCTAATGAGAGGGAGACATAGGAgggacacttttttttatttatgcaaCAGTCAGGTTTGTTGACTGTGAACAAAACCACAAATCAGATGTTGGGGACCATGGTCTTTTCGTAGACTGAGTTACTATTACAGTGATTTTGTTGAGCAATTATAGTCTTGAAACACTCTGCCCACAGATGTTTTGAGGTCTCTTACACAGCTTTAGTCCAGTTGCACTGAGCTTTTTATGAGCGCATTTATTATGACCAAGTGTCCTGCAGATTCGTGTTCTTGAACCCACAATATCCTAGGGATCATGTAAAATCTTTGTGTCCTACTGAGCTGCTAGAGTCCCATTGCTGTGGGccaatttcttttttaaataaagttggttaaaatgtctttttttttttttggtgccttTTTAGGCGACATCGCACATCTGTCTGTTTTCTGAGAGTACATTAACTGAAAACTCATGTTGAGTACCAAAGAATCTTTTCATTTTACCCCTGGTCGGCTGTGACCATATCCTTGTTATATGCAATGATACAGGATGTATTTACAGAGAATATATTGTCTGGGAGCTGACAGTGGTGTTCAGTATTTCATTTAGTTGGCTTTGGAAAGTTTCCTGACTCTCTGAAAAACATATAATATAGAATGTACCATTTGTATGGTTTCTTTATTTATTGCTACCCAAAACCATCAAGTGTTTGCACTAGAAAGCATTTCTGAATTCTTTGCAATATATTATTTTAGAGCGAGTGATTGTTTTATAAATGTATGTGTAAAAACTTACagaaatttctatttttttatgttaattttTTAGCTAGATCTATGCATTTCAGACCTTAGAGCTGTGAATTTTGCTGTGTTCAGTTCTGATACTGTCCATAAAAAAAGGATCTTTCTCTGTTCTCATCTTTCAGGCACTAAAGAGTTAAATGTGGAAATAAACCAGAGAGCATTAGCTCAAGTATGTACTATAGAAAATAGATAACAGTATTAACTTTCATTTAATGACAACATTAACAAGCTTCCTGCCATGTGGATGTGGGGTGTCTCGCAAGTAAAATTCGCACCATTTCCATGTGAGTTATGGAAACAGTGCAGTGGAGAACATAAGGCAGCCAATGTTTGTGGAGTGTAAACTCTGCATGCTGACTTGCACTTCTGTGTGACCCACTGTATTAGACGTTGTGATATACAAGTTATACTAGTTGAAAAATGTAGTTTTACTAAACCTGAATGCACAGTATCATgctaagtgttgtttttttttatatatatatataatttttacatttttattcttctttttttttttttttttttttttttacatattttgtaAGCTAATCTGCCCTGCACCTCTTTGATCTCAGGTAGCACTGTTGTCAGggaggattgttttttttttaatatttgcagGCCATACATATAGAGCTAACCTACCTGTAGGCAAAAAGTATCTGGAAATTAAGACCGAGTTCATTTAACATGCAAGCAAGCCAAACATGTGTGATAGTACTTCGatcagacaggaaaaaaaaatacttctcaGTGGTAGATCTCTAAAGCCATCAATACACATCATATGTGTCGGCCAATCATCTGTAGTTCAGTTCAACTGTCCAATCCTTTTATTCTTGGaagaaagctgttttccagaggAGTCTGACAGTGGCTTACCCTTCCCTTTATTGTGAATGCTCTACCAAACATTTGTGTATGAATAGATTAGGAAAAGAGTGAATGGTGGAAACAGCATTCAGcccacatgtttcttctgtgtaTCGCTCCCCTTAGAGTTTGCTTTGCCCCGGCCCTATATACTTGGATATTAGATGTCTgtctgttttttgttcttttctaaaccttagggtatgtgcactgaGCAAAACACATGGAGGACTTGCGGCAGATTCCGCTGCTCATCCCCGCACGCTCCTGCTTCACTCTCCACATGTgcttagactccattctatgggcgggcacattctgccatccgcccaagAATGAACCcgtccattctttgggcagatggcggaatctgcctgaccatagaatggagtctgtggcacaggcggagagtgaaGTGGGGATGATCGACGGAAGCATGTTTTCCtcgcacatacccttacactcgGTCACCCCCATCTGAGCTAGCTATGCTTGCCAGTCTTAGTTATAATTTTTCCAAACTTTAGCTCTCTGTTTTTTCTTGATGTTTTTTATCTGTGTCATGCCTTCCTTTACTTTTGTTCTGTAGCTATCGGCTTTAAGACATGAGAAACCATACCATACCATACTGCACCTTTACACCCAGATTATTATTAAGCATAATCTGTGGTCAAGCTGCCATGCTCTAAAGAGGAAGGTTCTTCATGTGGTGTCATGTAATCCGTGTAACAGCTCATCCTTTGGGAGGGGGCAGCCATACACAATATATAAACCAAAAAATGTAAAGGGGTGTTCCTGTCTGATGGGCAAAGATGGATATGTCTGCTAACTTTCTAATAGGTGCAGATACCACCTCTAGGGCCCTTCTTTATCAGACATTTAATAGCATATCCTGTAGCCATGTGGTAGGTAGAAAAATAGTGTACAGAAAGAGATTATATTTTAATCTACACATTTGTATTTTGATTCAATCTACAAAAATATCATTTTGGCTTCTTGTTAATTGTAActatttgcttaaaggggtagtgcggcgcttagaaattattcacagaataacacacattacaaagttatacaacttgtaatgtatgttatgtctgtgaatcgcccccttccctgtgtccccccactccgcacgtgtacccggaagtgttgtgcattatacattacctgatccgtgtcacgcCCGGtcccgccatcttgtgccacaaCGTCATCTTTAGACGGCCAGCCGAAGCTCTCCCGATCGTCCCGAGGGTcgtcgccctctgccgcgtcatcagatgctcagccgcgattggctgagcataactgtgagagcttcgtccgtccgtccgaagatgacttaGTGGCACAGACGATTGGGACGggggtcggcatgtgacaggtatgtataatgcaccacacttctgggtacacgtgcgggggtggggggggacacagggaaggggggagattcacagacataacatacattacaaagttgtataactttgtaatgtgtgttattctgtgaataatttcttaagcGCCGcacatacccctttaatgcataggAATACACAATAATGTgctcagcaatttttttttttattttagacgtAAAGCATAGTAAACAtaaagttacacaaattaccaatatacactttttttgGCCATCTGCTCTAAGTCCCGGCTCTGTGCCCTCTTGCTCTCGCTGTCGCTGGGGCTGCACTGTAGACATTCGTAATAAAGCCAGGCTGGGCTTGGGATCAGAGCGCTCCCCTGCTGGCACTCCTCACATCCCCCTGCtggtactccactccagcccaGCCTGGCCTTATTACACGTGTCTGCAGTGCAACAGTGGCAGAGAGAGCAGATGGCCTAGCCGCATGAGAATCCGGGAGGGTCTGGTGTATTAATTGCAGGGGCAGCTAGAACAAGGGACACtgggcactgagcatcccccagGGCGGAGGGGAACGCTGCCCAGCCGGGAGACGGGTGATTATCCTGCGGGACAGGGATACTGGCACCACAACTGTGCTATGGGTGGCAGCAGCTGCTGGGCACACAGTTGACTGTTGCACTAcaagtaagtgcaaggaaaaagcactttaggtgcatttcccgtaataagtgtatattggtaattttgtgtaacagtgtgctgtagctggcattcCCATAGTGaccatggtgccttttggtaatagACATGTCTATTACCAAAAGTGTGTGAGGTGCATGAGCCCTCTTATACAGACACTATGGGACACAGAGGCAGGTGgtattctgcggcggagagctccACTGCGGGATTACGCAGAgtttgttcagtgtgaactgacACTAACGAAGAGTCAAAAGTacaatggccatccactaaattcaatagtgtgtgaacatagcctttgtgtgttcagtgcactcctggttttggttgcaaaaaaattgagcaaaaatactgtgcatcttaaaaattatgcaataatgggaaaaaaatttaaaatataagGACGtatatttaattttcatcaggggaattgtaccagagaatgaactgctggcaggtctgtagacaggtcagttacccctagaccacagctctaacacattTGACCTCAGAAATTTAACTATATCTGAGGGTTTCTTTCAGACCTAAACATAAACAAAATGgattgacagctgagcgagcaggaggctgggcagcattgattctttcttaaagagggaaagagacggatcggtgaggtgtgccagagtttgGCGCAAACAACTCCTCATAGAGTCCAAGCAGGATTGTGCGtatccactgcatggacaaattaccaaaaggtaccagctacagcacactgtcagcaccttaagtAGGGCCTGGTTGCtggcagatttcctttaaatacatatatattaaaaGGAAATGTAATGATACATTATAAAGTTcaagtttttatatatttaacATTGTGAATATTTATTGGAAGATAATAACTGCTGGATAATGACGACTTTGGTTAAGCCCATTTCAGGTAGACCATATCTTTTGGCAAAGCAACCTGTGCTGACAGGTAATATACAGCTGATTGCCTGTGTATTGTTCTGGTTTGTCCTCCAAACCTAACTCTTTGTGTGCCTGAAGATTCCCATTCTAAATAGATGTATTTGCTAGACTGCTTCATCACAAAATTAGTTAACATGAAAAAGGCAGCTTATTAACTTTATAAGGGCTTTATAAAGTGGCCTTTTAACTATTGTCATGTTGTTGCAGGCTCACAACAACAGTAAATTGTCTGCATAAATGTTTCATAGCCTAGTGATTCTGTCTGATAACTGTGGTCATTCTGCATATTGCAGTCCCTAAGTTGAACAGTACAGCAGCTAACCAGCTAAACcatattttttccccttttctagGTTGTGTACTTAAGCAAAGTATGTATATTTTGCTGGTAAAATGAGCGCACAAATGTATAAAAAGAAATCTAGCTTTTGCAACAAAAATGTGTTATATCTAGatatattaaaattattttttttaaataagaaataTATGCATCCCTCaggttttttatttcaatttttatttaaatttctttCATTGACATTTAGCAATTGCTAAAGTGCACTGCAGATGTAAAATGATTTGAGTTTGCACATGCAGAACGCCTTTGCTGTGTTATCACTATGATCACTATGCCACAGGATGTTCTAGTCTTAGCTATTGTACCCATTTGCATGGTTACCGCATTAGTGCCTCATTCATGGCCTgttaaagtggccatacaccttcagtggCTGTTGATCAGACATTCATTTGGCCACTGGCTCACTTCCTGATCTCCACCATATACTTGTGCGTTCTCAATGGAGAGaagaggggtaagccgcagccagacagtACTGGCAGTGGCATATTTCTCTGAGAACAGAAGGGTGAGcatttgaaatccaacatgtccaaCCCTTCTCTTCCCTGGCATCATTTGCTAGTATACACTGTAGCATTTTATTTGGTAGTCCTCTGGGGAACTCCCACTGATCTAACAAAGGCCACAGATCACTGGGCATTTGAAAGCAAGGGAGCCTTTTTGATAAACACataaaccaggggtagggaaccttggctttccagctgttgcaagactacaactcccatcatgcctggacagccaaagctttgcccaATCCTTCTTTTTCCCCTGAGATCTGAAAAGAGACAAGACACCCCTACACACTGTTCAGTCCTGCCAAAAATGTCAAGTTTATAGGGGCACCCTAAGTGATGATGTATCCTAGTAATAAGCCACTTAACAGCATACATTGGGTTTGCAATGTTAAGATGAAATACCAGTGTAAGCATTGTACAAATGTTACTCTTTAAATTGCTAGAGAGTAGAGAGCTAGTGGATTTTGTATGCCAGCCAAAAAGACCCTGACTCTGTAATATTTTAATAACTGTAAGCACATTGTTCTTCACTAGTGTATTTGCTACTCTGGCCTTTCTGTGACCAGACTGCTTGATGATCATAGAGAATACCATTGCTGCCATGGGTGGAACATTCTCCTGATGGCATGAAGGCCAGGGCCCTTATTTACTACCCTGTTTGAAAATGTCTCAGTTTGTCTTAGACTTATTGCACCTAATCACATCTCTTTTTTGTGATTGGCTGTTTTATCTGTCAGACAAATGTGAGAACATCCCCTTTTGTCTCAGACAGTGaattttagtctatgttcacgtaacaattttatgacaagaatgacTATAGTTTCCAATTAAAACAACGGGCGTTCTTTTCAcagtgaaatgtgttgcattgaagtcaatgcaaacaacggctattgtgataattgacatgtcaataatttccggcattgtgaacatagcctaaatctgtatacaCAAGATTGTACCTAGTAAACCTTGTGTTGATCAGACATGAATTAATGTTACTGCTTCTTGGTATAAAAGGCcacttacaaattttctaatgtacagggAAGAGGTTTGATGGTAACTCTAGAATAACAATCTATGAATTGTTTACTTACCTCCAGCAATACAAGTTAAATGTTGGAAAAGTATCCAGTAATGATTGCTAATGTTAGATACAGTATATCTAATTTTGAGATATTCTTTTAAAGGAAACAATGCTGCATTGAATGCTTGAAAAAAAGGACCCAAGTCACCTACCAGAAGGCTTGTTGTTTgcttataaaattatatattttatgtttgtgAGGCTAAACAATCCGTCCTGCGGGTGTGGGGTAGGGGATTTGAACTTGCATTTGCTTCAGATTTGCTAATGTATGTTTTGAGAATTGTtgcaataatttattttatttatttgttctcATTTGTGCTTCAAACTGCGCTAATCTGTAAAATGTTTATTGTATTCTAATGTTATTTGTTTATCGCCTAAAAGTCATGCGGTATCCTTTCCATATAGAGGGGTTTGTCCTCTCTTTCTACAGTCCATTGCACTGTGGGACACACAAATGTAAGCACAGAACCCACTTAGCTGTGTTGATGATGCATTGCACATAGTGTAACATGGCTTGTGAAAGCACAGACCAAAATATCCACCTACTATTTTATCAGATTTTATTGACCTCGGATGCCAGTGGCAAGTAGCATTTGATTTCAAGTAATTGGTCATAAGTAGCTGTTAGTTCtgcatgcacagcagggactgcTTGTGAACTGTACACACAGATTTAGTGCGTACATATTATACAGTCATGTGATTATATCAATATGGAAAAGGTGGGCACCACAGAAAAATGTAGAGGAAATATTCAAAAGCTAGGGTGCCGTCCCCTGCTCTATGAATGAACCATAAATTATTAAGAAAAGAGAGAACCATAGGGTATATGAGTGAGCGGCAATACGCGTGGGGTAATctgtttttctgctgtttttaGTCTCTGTAGCCGGTGTCAATAAAGCTATTTATAAATTACTACAGGTGTGCGCCTCACTCATATACCCTATGGTTTTCTCTTTTTctgtgatatgtgattatatcACTGATCTGATCTTAGGTAGATGACTATGAACACCTGGCTGTGTTGTTCACGCATAGCTAGGTTTCCTACAGTGAATATCTTACTCCGAAAGTTTGCCTGGCTGCTATAAAGTTTAACTACACTGGCTTGTAGTTTATAGTTTCCCTTTTACTAGACTATGGAATTCTTTAAAGTATGGTTGGTTAGTTTTCTTATTTCTGACATATGGTGGAGTCGTGTGATCTCTCAGGACCACTGACAATTTTCTTTTTATCTGAAACTACATGGTAGAGTACAGAATGAGTTCCACCAAAACAGCAGAATATGGTAGAATTCAGGGTTGAACATTCCGGTTCACTGAATTttagttattgttttgtttttcattttgccACACTGTGCTCTGCAATTTAACTATTTGTAATTTAACTCCATGGCTTTAGCCCatgaagaataataaaaaaaaggatgctgcaTATCACAATGAACAAATTGCTGCTCTTTATGGTACCCTACTGTAAAAAAGAAAGCATACCTTCCGAAATGtaaatatcatgtatatagtccTGTAAAATAATTTTGTGATTTAAAAGcccttttaaataaaaaacacaagatGCATATGTGTGTTCTTTATTGAATGTTTCATATGGTCAAATCCTCCTCTACTAGTAGTAAATGTGGCCTTGTTGCTCCCtgattttaaagcgaatgtaccagaatagactggcgccggtggtgcagtccttttttgagCCACAGCCCCATTCCTGTtcacggtgccagtctattcccgggcatgggcccggcctgaagcactggaggagggcctgccccagtgtgacgaaacccccctcccttctgtgacacggctccatttattctaatggaaCTGCGTCACAGAGATGGGGGCTTTGTCACACGGGGGActggttggcccgcctccagtgcttcaggctgtgcCTGGGAACAGATCCTCAcctccagtgtgacgaaaccccctctcctctgtgacgtggctccattgattgattgctccattgattgcttctggcctgtgaccgggaatagaccggcgccgtgagTGGGAACAAGGCCGCGGTTCAAAAGCAGAACCGCCGCACTGGCATTTCTGCACctgtgccagtctattgatgtgaAAATCTTagagatgtacctgatggtacattcactttataaGATTTTTGTATCTTTGTGTACTTTTAACATAGAATTTCATCTATTTTTACAGGTCTGCTAAAACATACAATGTTTTGTTGCACACGTCAacat containing:
- the LOC138775151 gene encoding polyamine-transporting ATPase 13A3-like isoform X1 translates to MLYPIESVDKAFELVCVPFQWRLVLLFIIIGNALTSFFVENIVLDIILWKLVFNRDKQGEPHMVTHPPQEANDLWAARFLSSLCFCKKKTPKAKYMHLAQELLVDPDWPPKPRTTTEAKQSTLENGSYQIVTIT
- the LOC138775151 gene encoding polyamine-transporting ATPase 13A3-like isoform X2; this encodes MLYPIESVDKAFELVCVPFQWRLVLLFIIIGNALTSFFVEEANDLWAARFLSSLCFCKKKTPKAKYMHLAQELLVDPDWPPKPRTTTEAKQSTLENGSYQIVTIT